A DNA window from Daucus carota subsp. sativus chromosome 3, DH1 v3.0, whole genome shotgun sequence contains the following coding sequences:
- the LOC108212240 gene encoding uncharacterized protein LOC108212240 gives MRTSNQKKLIKIITMPIRVLKKGKDMYIKSMMGVAQKPRYGSTNMKGSLKKVQPVSSGLPKSLSASAASSRSSTLETDQDLRDLTRANSTSGIGSLDVDLYMKQLIKEEQMKKLKELMERNNFSKSKSLRGGMARSCSVGMGRIDEDKAYEFEEEEEVEELGSQFNGRTKYEGMYSRSTSNGFRKTTSVPVF, from the coding sequence ATGAGAACAAGCAACCAGAAGAAGTTGATAAAGATCATCACAATGCCCATCAGGGTTTTGAAAAAAGGCAAAGACATGTACATAAAAAGCATGATGGGTGTTGCTCAAAAACCTAGATATGGAAGCACCAACATGAAGGGGTCATTAAAGAAGGTTCAGCCAGTCTCCTCAGGCTTGCCCAAGAGCTTAAGCGCAAGTGCTGCCTCCTCGAGGTCCTCTACTTTGGAAACCGATCAAGATCTAAGAGATCTCACTAGAGCTAATTCTACTAGTGGTATAGGATCATTAGATGTGGATTTGTATATGAAGCAACTCATAAAGGAGGAGCAAATGAAGAAGCTCAAAGAGTTGATGGAGAGGAATAATTTTAGTAAATCGAAATCATTGAGAGGGGGAATGGCGAGAAGCTGTAGTGTTGGAATGGGAAGGATAGATGAAGATAAGGCTTATGAATTTGAGGAAGAAGAAGAGGTAGAAGAGTTGGGTAGTCAGTTTAATGGCAGAACCAAGTATGAAGGGAtgtattcaagaagtacaaGCAATGGTTTTAGGAAAACGACCAGTGTTCCcgttttttga
- the LOC108212238 gene encoding uncharacterized protein LOC108212238, whose product MRTKSNQSKLMKIITLPARVLKKGKDMYVRSMMDVAQKPRYSSSSTKASVPGQQVVSGYLPKSFSTSGTTSRSTTYEENDDLRELIRANSTAHNKNSAGLDVEGYLKQLIEEQKMSKQKLYNDRFVEQISVGKVGKGVPRSQSVGLGRIDEGKACEFDEEEEGVEKEQESVRKLPEVMLRSRSHAVGVAGRNNSLVF is encoded by the coding sequence ATGAGAACCAAGAGCAACCAAAGCAAGTTGATGAAGATCATAACATTGCCAGCTAGGGTTTTGAAGAAAGGTAAAGACATGTACGTTCGAAGCATGATGGATGTCGCGCAAAAACCGCGTTATAGCAGCAGCAGCACAAAGGCGTCTGTACCGGGACAACAAGTGGTCTCGGGGTACTTGCCTAAGAGTTTCAGCACGAGTGGGACGACTAGCAGATCCACTACCTACGAGGAGAATGATGATTTGCGCGAACTTATTCGCGCAAATTCGACGGCGCATAACAAGAATAGTGCGGGGCTGGATGTGGAGGGGTACTTGAAGCAGCTCATTGAGGAGCAGAAGATGAGTAAGCAAAAGCTTTATAATGATCGTTTCGTTGAGCAGATCAGTGTTGGTAAAGTGGGCAAGGGGGTGCCGAGGAGTCAGAGTGTAGGGTTGGGGAGAATCGATGAAGGCAAGGCTTGTGAGTTCGACGAAGAAGAAGAGGGAGTTGAAAAAGAACAAGAGAGTGTGAGGAAATTACCTGAAGTTATGTTGAGAAGTAGAAGTCATGCAGTTGGAGTTGCTGGTAGAAATAATTCTCTTgtgttttaa